The following are encoded in a window of Dethiobacter alkaliphilus AHT 1 genomic DNA:
- a CDS encoding phosphoglucomutase/phosphomannomutase family protein, whose product MAEITFGTDGWRAIIAEDFTFDNVRCVSQAIATHLRDEGLADRGIVIGYDTRFLAEKFALVVAEVMTRYNIQVYLCKTHTPTPVVAHAVTVHNAGGAVMLTASHNPAEYLGIKFIPAYAGPALPADIAPIVACLVDIQKSGTVDRYSLTHAWEKGLVETIEPMEEYVNHVEKLIDFSAIKKSGINVVVDPMYGAGIGYLDEFLTKHGCKVETINNKRDPLFGGALPEPTAHHLKALAEKVKETKADIGVALDGDADRLGVIDPSGRYYSPNEILTLFMEYLIESRGWEGTVARTVATTHMLDRIADHHGFSIVETPVGFKYIGQAMREQDAFLGGEESGGVSIRGHVPEKDGILGCLLFIEMLAKTGKTAAQLLKEISDNYGPLYSERIDLRTTEEAKKDIINNMESWEPKELAGTPVVSQSRVDGLKIVLENGNWCLVRASGTEPVFRIYVEADSEEEKKKIQQHVKQTLCSQTKEGEPCTI is encoded by the coding sequence ATGGCAGAGATAACATTTGGCACTGACGGCTGGCGCGCCATTATTGCCGAAGATTTTACCTTTGATAATGTCCGCTGTGTATCACAGGCAATAGCCACTCATCTAAGAGACGAAGGCTTGGCCGACCGCGGGATTGTCATCGGCTACGATACCCGCTTTTTAGCAGAAAAGTTTGCCCTGGTTGTGGCAGAAGTAATGACCAGATACAACATTCAGGTCTATCTGTGTAAAACACACACACCAACTCCGGTGGTGGCCCATGCCGTCACCGTCCACAACGCCGGCGGCGCAGTAATGCTCACCGCCAGCCATAATCCGGCAGAATACCTGGGCATCAAGTTCATTCCGGCCTATGCCGGCCCGGCCCTTCCCGCAGACATAGCCCCCATTGTGGCCTGTCTGGTGGATATCCAAAAATCCGGCACTGTGGACCGCTACTCCCTGACCCATGCCTGGGAAAAGGGGCTGGTGGAGACCATTGAGCCCATGGAAGAATACGTCAATCATGTGGAAAAGCTCATAGATTTTTCTGCCATCAAAAAATCCGGCATCAACGTGGTAGTGGATCCCATGTACGGCGCAGGCATCGGTTATTTAGACGAGTTCTTAACCAAACACGGCTGTAAGGTGGAGACAATTAATAACAAGCGCGATCCCCTCTTTGGCGGAGCGCTCCCGGAACCCACCGCCCATCACCTTAAGGCCCTGGCCGAAAAAGTCAAAGAAACCAAAGCAGATATCGGGGTAGCTTTGGACGGCGATGCCGACCGACTGGGAGTAATCGATCCCAGCGGCCGCTACTACAGCCCCAATGAAATCCTGACCCTCTTTATGGAGTACCTGATAGAAAGCCGCGGCTGGGAAGGTACAGTGGCCAGAACGGTGGCTACCACCCACATGCTGGACCGCATTGCCGACCACCATGGCTTCTCCATAGTGGAAACTCCGGTAGGCTTTAAATATATCGGTCAGGCCATGCGTGAGCAGGACGCTTTCCTGGGCGGAGAAGAAAGCGGCGGCGTCAGTATCCGCGGCCATGTCCCGGAAAAAGACGGCATCTTAGGCTGCCTGCTCTTCATCGAAATGCTGGCTAAAACCGGCAAAACCGCAGCGCAGCTCCTAAAGGAAATCTCCGATAACTACGGCCCGCTCTACAGCGAACGCATAGATCTCCGCACCACCGAAGAAGCGAAAAAAGACATCATCAACAACATGGAAAGCTGGGAGCCCAAAGAACTGGCGGGCACACCGGTTGTTTCCCAATCCCGTGTTGACGGCTTAAAGATTGTTCTGGAAAACGGCAACTGGTGCTTAGTCCGTGCCTCCGGAACCGAACCGGTCTTTCGCATCTACGTGGAAGCTGACTCAGAGGAAGAAAAGAAAAAAATCCAACAACATGTTAAACAAACTTTATGTTCCCAGACAAAGGAGGGCGAGCCT